One window from the genome of Gemmatimonadota bacterium encodes:
- a CDS encoding 1-acyl-sn-glycerol-3-phosphate acyltransferase — MSGPVLIVANHSNGLIDPALIVVAARRSVRFMAKAPLFTYPGLGWLIRAVGSVPVYRRQDDPTRVSANLGVFRDVHQALGAGFALGVFPEGTSHSASQLQPLKSGAARVALGASKEIGGAFPIVPMGLVFRDRRTFRSSAHVIIGESPVWDDLAARGDDRDAVRELTKRIEASMRAVTFNLQDWSDAQLVRCAERVWHAEFGAADDAQSEMHRLRITTDALAQLRQGEGHDWRRVGRELKTHDRLLARLGLTPVTLHDQVTNDAAFRWLISRIPLLLLLPLAAMGVALFSLPREIAGRLGTKLAIKEGDDSLPTLRVLYGGVIFLTWFLLLSIGVGCVAGWWTAAATFVALPFLAVAALLVSEWRAMSWHEIRRFFVLRFHRDRVAALRDRQRALAAELRALYDAFDGVH, encoded by the coding sequence GTGAGCGGGCCGGTCTTGATTGTGGCGAACCATTCAAACGGACTGATTGACCCCGCGCTCATTGTGGTGGCGGCGCGTCGATCGGTGCGCTTTATGGCCAAGGCACCACTGTTTACCTACCCTGGCCTTGGGTGGCTGATTCGCGCGGTGGGTTCGGTGCCAGTGTATCGCCGGCAGGACGATCCCACGCGCGTGTCGGCGAACCTCGGCGTGTTTCGCGATGTGCACCAAGCACTCGGCGCCGGCTTTGCGCTCGGGGTATTTCCGGAAGGCACGAGCCACAGTGCGTCGCAGCTCCAGCCGCTCAAGTCGGGCGCGGCGCGGGTGGCGCTCGGCGCGTCCAAGGAAATCGGCGGGGCCTTTCCGATTGTGCCCATGGGATTGGTGTTTCGCGACCGACGGACCTTTCGGAGCTCAGCGCACGTGATCATCGGCGAGTCGCCGGTGTGGGACGATCTCGCCGCGCGGGGCGACGACCGCGATGCGGTGCGTGAACTCACCAAGCGCATTGAAGCGTCCATGCGCGCCGTGACGTTCAATCTTCAGGATTGGAGCGACGCACAGCTCGTGCGCTGCGCCGAGCGTGTGTGGCACGCGGAGTTTGGTGCGGCGGATGATGCGCAGTCGGAGATGCACCGTTTGCGCATCACCACCGACGCTCTGGCGCAGCTGCGGCAGGGTGAAGGACACGATTGGCGGCGCGTGGGTCGCGAGTTGAAAACGCACGACCGCTTATTGGCACGACTCGGTTTGACGCCGGTGACGTTGCATGACCAAGTGACCAATGATGCGGCGTTTCGCTGGCTGATATCGCGGATTCCATTGCTGCTGTTGTTGCCGCTGGCGGCGATGGGCGTGGCGCTCTTTTCGCTCCCGAGAGAGATCGCAGGACGGCTTGGCACGAAGCTCGCAATCAAAGAAGGCGACGACTCGCTGCCAACGCTGCGGGTGTTGTACGGTGGCGTGATTTTCCTGACGTGGTTCTTGTTGTTGTCGATTGGCGTGGGCTGTGTCGCCGGGTGGTGGACGGCCGCCGCGACGTTTGTGGCGCTTCCCTTTCTGGCGGTGGCGGCGTTGCTGGTGAGCGAATGGCGCGCGATGAGCTGGCACGAGATTCGGCGATTCTTCGTGCTACGCTTTCACCGCGACCGTGTGGCGGCGCTGCGGGATCGTCAGCGCGCCTTGGCCGCGGAACTGCGCGCGCTGTACGACGCGTTCGACGGCGTTCACTAG